One Aegilops tauschii subsp. strangulata cultivar AL8/78 chromosome 7, Aet v6.0, whole genome shotgun sequence genomic window carries:
- the LOC109744358 gene encoding phosphatidylinositol 4-kinase gamma 7 isoform X2, with product MANVLRPLLVVTMAGMASGSVSRCFWHQRWHFSGRLCLYNPLAGVLVVCGLSTQHESDGVCCLMIATVTPFSHSSTVSSAEFERRKRAIPLLSAMSRNLKSPVQTQMGVSALSSSLIGDYPAKTRSEGRAVGWKRVFVQTDTGFVLPVQLDRGDSVHTVKRKLQVALNVPTEESSLTLGDHVLKNDLSSIRNDSPLLLTKTFMHRSSSSPCLSPTSKDLQQQRDRGGPIEVLVCPTRCIQAKQLVKDVARAIRNGVDPKLVNSGLGGAYYFKNSKGENAAIVKPNDEEPFAPNNPKGFTGRALGQPGLKRSVRVGETGFREVAAYLLDYDNFANVPPTVLVKISHPVFNVNEGVGSTNKKASVGDPRTVSKIASFQQFAPHDFDASDLGTSSFPVAAIHRIGILDIRIFNTDRHAGNLLVRKVTGADQFGNLTELIPIDHGLCLPECLEDPYFEWIHWPQASIPFSEDELEYIGKLDPVKDAEMLRMELPMIREACLRVLVLSTIFLKEGTLFGLCLAEIGEMMSREFNGMDDQPSQLEVVCMEARRLATEREECSTEHDSADEDVTQFELDCEDHEMPKTPPAYHFEFKGGSSRNPLSKLEEAIEEEEDDIQEEEESNAEKLACPKPVNKWLPNISKLSTSLSSVSLMDKSQRQVPAIPKGADSVKTSENNQVGNWRTANEQLPTSASFVKLADMGVDTWGLFLEKFQELLPGAFRAHKLGATGQRGRLRMGTSCQF from the exons ATGGCGAATGTGTTGCGGCCTCTGCTGGTGGTGACAATGGCGGGCATGGCTTCCGGCAGTGTGTCAAGGTGCTTCTGGCATCAGAGGTGGCACTTTTCCGGCCGTCTGTGCCTCTATAATCCTTTGGCTGGAGTGTTGGTGGTCTGCGGCCTCTCAACACAACATGAATCTG ATGGAGTCTGTTGCCTGATGATTGCTACCGTGACACCTTTCTCGCACTCTAGCACAGTGTCATCTGCAGAATTTGAAAGGCGCAAGAGAGCAATTCCTTTGTTGTCTGCCATGTCTCGCAACTTGAAGAGCCCTGTCCAGACCCAGATGGGAGTTTCAGCCTTGAGCAGCTCGCTGATCGGTGATTACCCTGCCAAAACTAGAAGCGAGGGGAGGGCTGTTGGATGGAAACGTGTTTTTGTCCAGACTGACACTGGGTTTGTACTGCCTGTTCAACTAGATCGTGGTGACAGTGTACACACAGTCAAAAGAAAGCTGCAGGTGGCCCTCAATGTTCCCACTGAGGAGAGTTCTCTGACACTCGGTGATCATGTCCTCAAGAATGATCTCAGCAGCATCCGAAATGATTCCCCACTGCTCCTGACCAAGACCTTCATGCATCGGAGTTCCTCCAGCCCATGTCTATCTCCTACAAGCAAGGATCTCCAGCAGCAAAGGGATAGGGGCGGTCCAATTGAAGTTTTAGTATGTCCAACCCGCTGCATTCAGGCAAAGCAGCTTGTTAAGGATGTTGCTAGGGCCATAAGAAACGGTGTGGATCCAAAACTTGTCAATAGTGGGCTTGGTGGTGCCTACTATTTCAAGAACAGTAAAGGTGAGAATGCTGCCATTGTGAAGCCAAATGATGAGGAGCCATTTGCACCCAACAATCCAAAAGGTTTTACTGGGAGAGCCCTTGGGCAGCCAGGCCTCAAAAGATCAGTTCGAGTTGGTGAGACCGGTTTTAGAGAGGTTGCTGCATACCTTCTGGACTATGATAACTTTGCTAATGTCCCCCCGACAGTTCTTGTCAAGATTTCACATCCTGTATTTAATGTGAATGAAGGCGTCGGCTCTACCAACAAGAAGGCTTCTGTGGGTGATCCGCGAACTGTCAGTAAGATTGCCTCATTTCAGCAGTTCGCTCCTCATGATTTTGATGCTAGTGACCTTGGCACTTCAAGCTTCCCTGTAGCTGCTATTCACAGGATTGGTATTCTTGACATCCGAATCTTCAACACTGATAGACATGCTGGAAATCTTCTGGTAAGAAAGGTGACAGGAGCAGATCAATTTGGAAATCTGACTGAGCTGATTCCTATTGACCATGGTCTCTGCCTGCCAGAGTGTTTAGAGGATCCATATTTTGAATGGATTCACTGGCCGCAGGCGTCAATCCCATTCTCTGAGGATGAGCTTGAGTACATAGGGAAACTTGATCCAGTGAAAGATGCTGAGATGCTTCGCATGGAGCTGCCTATGATCAGGGAAGCGTGCCTCCGTGTGCTAGTCCTCTCAACCATATTTCTGAAAGAAGGCACATTATTTGGTCTTTGCCTTGCGGAGATTGGTGAGATGATGAGCAGGGAATTTAACGGGATGGATGATCAGCCAAGTCAGCTAGAGGTTGTCTGCATGGAGGCAAGGAGGCTAGCAACTGAACGAGAAGAATGTTCCACAGAACATGATTCTGCAGATGAAGATGTGACCCAATTTGAACTTGACTGTGAAGATCATGAAATGCCAAAAACACCACCAGCCTACCATTTTGAATTTAAGGGGGGAAGCTCCAGAAACCCGCTGTCTAAATTGGAAGAGGCCattgaagaagaggaagatgacattcaggaagaggaagaaagcaATGCAGAAAAGTTAGCTTGCCCCAAGCCTGTCAATAAGTGGCTTCCTAACATTTCCAAGCTATCAACCTCACTGAGCAGTGTCAGTCTCATGGACAAAAGCCAGCGTCAGGTGCCTGCTATTCCGAAGGGTGCGGATTCTGTGAAAACCTCTG